One stretch of Arachis hypogaea cultivar Tifrunner chromosome 20, arahy.Tifrunner.gnm2.J5K5, whole genome shotgun sequence DNA includes these proteins:
- the LOC112785375 gene encoding protein FAR-RED IMPAIRED RESPONSE 1-like: MSDVDIAHMESMRQVGISIPKIYESIAAQVGGFNLVPFTKRDMYNEVRRQRAMENGDVNAALRVLEGAAQTDEKLYWRYEVSEGQHMYDLFWSDGRSQDDYKVFGDVLAFDATYGQYKYNLPVIVFSGINHHNQTCVFATAMVSCESIASYVWVLRNLLECMGGKAPTAVITNGDRSMRVAIQEVFPNAHHRLCAWHLLKNATVNVCKPQFTSLFRHCMLADVEVEEFELLWDAMLEECGVRELERVKDVYEKKSSWATAYIRGKFYDGLRTTSRYFLRNNEEELDFRSSYGMPVFKRSSWRYRESLKRCVRVTILECIEGEDRCVYVTQKYRRPNSRWDVVHMKRKEEFFCSCLRMESFGLPCVHILAILVRLDIDSLPKSLVLARWSKAAKEDLCYELLSSQYGDAGVLYWSRLGAFLQHCKRLAKAACIRDEDFRQYLAKVVEDTCLLEKTNGLRVAVFGTGVSNSGGRVRDPVSVRTKGTECGNEPLGSRGIKRCKCSTCGCLGHRRTRCPNTPPTSAP, encoded by the exons ATGTCTGATGTTGATATTGCACACATGGAAAGCATGAGGCAAGTTGGGATATCAATTCCAAAGATCTATGAGTCTATTGCTGCACAGGTGGGTGGTTTTAATTTGGTTCCATTTACAAAGCGAGATATGTACAACGAGGTTAGGCGACAAAGGGCGATGGAGAATGGTGACGTGAATGCTGCGTTGAGGGTTTTGGAGGGTGCAGCCCAGACGGATGAGAAATTGTATTGGAGGTACGAGGTTAGTGAGGGGCAGCACATGTACGATCTATTTTGGAGTGATGGACGAAGCCAGGATGATTATAAAGTATTTGGAGATGTACTAGCATTCGATGCAACTTACGGGCAGTACAAGTACAATCTGCCAGTAATTGTTTTTTCTGGGATTAATCATCACAACCAGACCTGTGTATTTGCAACTGCGATGGTTTCATGCGAATCAATTGCATCATATGTATGGGTTTTAAGAAATTTATTGGAATGCATGGGGGGTAAAGCACCCACAGCGGTGATAACTAATGGCGATCGATCAATGCGCGTAGCTATTCAGGAAGTGTTTCCTAATGCTCACCACCGCTTATGCGCTTGGCACCTCCTGAAGAATGCGACGGTTAATGTGTGTAAACCCCAATTCACATCGTTGTTTAGACATTGCATGCTTGCCGATGTTGAGGTTGAGGAGTTTGAGTTGCTTTGGGATGCCATGCTGGAGGAGTGTGGGGTTAGGGAGTTAGAGCGGGTCAAGGACGTATACGAGAAGAAGTCTTCATGGGCAACTGCTTACATACGGGGCAAGTTTTATGATGGGCTCCGCACAACATCTCGGT ACTTTTTGAGGAACAATGAAGAAGAGCTTGACTTCCGATCATCGTACGGGATGCCAGTCTTCAAACGCAGTTCCTGGA GATATCGTGAGTCACTTAAAAGGTGTGTTCGGGTCACCATATTGGAGTGCATCGAAGGTGAGGATAGGTGTGTGTATGTGACACAGAAGTATAGAAGACCGAATTCACGGTGGGATGTGGTTCATATGAAAAGGAAAGAGGAGTTTTTTTGCAGTTGCTTGAGGATGGAGTCATTCGGTTTGCCTTGTGTTCACATACTAGCAATTTTGGTTAGGTTAGACATTGATTCCCTTCCTAAAAGTCTGGTGTTGGCGCGGTGGTCCAAAGCAGCGAAGGAAGATCTTTGTTACGAACTGTTAAGCAGCCAATATGGTGATGCGGGTGTTTTGTATTGGAGTAGATTGGGTGCATTCCTCCAGCACTGCAAGCGGTTAGCAAAAGCAGCATGTATTAGGGATGAGGACTTCAGGCAGTATTTAGCTAAGGTTGTAGAGGATACGTGCTTGCTTGAAAAAACAAATGGACTACGAGTTGCAGTTTTTGGGACCGGAGTTAGCAACAGTGGGGGAAGGGTTAGGGATCCTGTTAGTGTCAGGACAAAAGGCACAGAATGTGGTAATGAACCTCTTGGGTCTAGGGGTATCAAGCGGTGTAAGTGCAGCACATGTGGTTGTCTTGGTCATCGAAGGACCCGCTGTCCCAATACTCCACCGACATCAGCACCGTGA
- the LOC112785376 gene encoding uncharacterized protein isoform X1, with amino-acid sequence MTKPAKLPKLERIEMTCLGRPASLMTHDMQVLMQDSVTQSCLKRTVLKQAARGCGRGRRNNRVDPTEPRIPKTYEMVFRPFNNMGLSLQECKLTAYIFGKELPLEEILFKYSFFDLPQALFMSLSPPPPHTPCLDARKSKTPRAWYLPTNFATDVLLDTPVSEMAQHYQPKWMHETNQLEHI; translated from the exons ATGACCAAACCTGCTAAGCTGCCGAAACTGGAGCGCATTGAGATGACATGTTTAGGCAGGCCAGCATCCTTAATGACACACGACATGCAGGTGCTGATGCAGGATTCTGTTACCCAAAGTTGTCTGAAGAGGACCGTCCTCAAGCAGGCCGCACGAGGCTGCGGGCGTGGCCGTCGCAACAACCGAGTTGATCCCACTGAACCCAGAATCCCAAAG ACGTACGAAATGGTGTTCAGGCCATTTAACAATATGGGACTCTCGTTGCAGGAGTGCAAGTTAACGGCATACATTTTCGGCAAAGAACTTCCACTTGA GGAGATCTTGTTTAAGTATTCATTCTTCGACTTGCCACAAGCGCTTTTCATGTCActgtcccccccccccccacataCCCCATGTCTTGAT GCACGCAAGAGCAAGACTCCCCGTGCCTGGTATCTTCCAACTAACTTCGCAACGGATGTCCTGCTTGACACCCCAGTTAGTGAGATGGCCCAACATTACCAGCCAAAGTGGATGCATGAGACAAACCAACTGGAACACATATGA
- the LOC112785376 gene encoding uncharacterized protein isoform X2 encodes MTKPAKLPKLERIEMTCLGRPASLMTHDMQVLMQDSVTQSCLKRTVLKQAARGCGRGRRNNRVDPTEPRIPKTYEMVFRPFNNMGLSLQECKLTAYIFGKELPLEEILFKYSFFDLPQALFMSLSPPPPHTPCLDHT; translated from the exons ATGACCAAACCTGCTAAGCTGCCGAAACTGGAGCGCATTGAGATGACATGTTTAGGCAGGCCAGCATCCTTAATGACACACGACATGCAGGTGCTGATGCAGGATTCTGTTACCCAAAGTTGTCTGAAGAGGACCGTCCTCAAGCAGGCCGCACGAGGCTGCGGGCGTGGCCGTCGCAACAACCGAGTTGATCCCACTGAACCCAGAATCCCAAAG ACGTACGAAATGGTGTTCAGGCCATTTAACAATATGGGACTCTCGTTGCAGGAGTGCAAGTTAACGGCATACATTTTCGGCAAAGAACTTCCACTTGA GGAGATCTTGTTTAAGTATTCATTCTTCGACTTGCCACAAGCGCTTTTCATGTCActgtcccccccccccccacataCCCCATGTCTTGAT CATACTTGA